tcttaagtactgctgtgtctgcctcatcttctgggttctgctgactattcgtggctcagttggttaagtggcTGTTTCTCACTCTCCGGAGGCCCAGGTTCGTAAATCCGGGTCCTtgacactatatacaggggtacaggtacagagtcaatgtggaggctatatacagggggcctGCCGGTacccgagtcagtgtggaggctatatacaggagggagGTACCGATACCGAGGCAATgtgcaggttagtcgaggtaatttgtacatgtaggtagaggtaaagtgactatgcatagatttaaaaaaaaataacaaatcgcagcagtgtaaaaacagaggggggtcaatgcaaatagtctgggtggtcatttgattaattgttcagcagtcttatggcttgagggtagaagctgttaaggagcttttggacctagacatcaatcgctctgagaccttgaagtagttgtttcaaaggttgcggcttttgtggagcgatggggaACGATGCTTCGAGGGCGGCTGTCATcgttgtgtgcagagggtccctggggTCGAGGCCCAGGtgaagggtgaggagagggatggaagctgtACTGTtgcattgatgctgttgacccagaTCGCTGGTTGTTGCGGAAAAGGAGGGGGGTCAAAGGGGGATGAATgtaccggtgtgaaatggctagctagttagcggcgtgcgcgctaatagcatttcaatcggtgacgtcactcgctctgagaccttgaagtagttgtttcccttgccctgcaagggccgcagcttttgtgatGGGTAACGATTCTTCGAGGGTGTCTGTGTGCAGAGAGCAATGTGTGCAGAGAGCAATGTGTGCAGAGAGCAACTGTGTGCAGAGAGCAACTAAAGTGCAGAGAGCAATGTGTGCGAGAGAGCAATGTGTGCAGAGAGCAACTGTGTGCAGAGAGCAATGTGTGCAGAGAGCAATGTGTGCAGAGAGCAATGTGTGCAGAGAGCAACTGTGTGCAGGGAGCAATGTGTGCAGAGAGCAACTGTGTGCAGAGAGCAAGGTGTGCAGAGAGCAATGTGTGCAGAGAGCAACTGTGTGCAGAGAGCGGCACTGTGTGCAGAGAGCAACTGTGTGCAGAGAGCAATGTGTGCAGAGAGCAACTGTGTGCAGAGAGCAACGCTGTGTGCAGAGAGCAACTGTGTGCAGAGAGCAACTGTGTGCAGAGAGCAAATATGTGCAGAGAGCAACTGTGTGCAGAGAGCAACTGTGTGCAGAGAGCAACGTGTGCAGAGGGTGTGCAGGAGGAAGCAGCTGTGTGCAGAGAGCAACTGTGTGCAGAGAGCAACTGTGTGCAGAGAAAGAACTGTGTGCAGAGAGCAATGCTGTGTGCAGAGGGTGTGCAGAGAGCAACTGTGTGCAGAGAGCAGCCTGTGTGCAGAGAAGAACTGTGTGCAGAGAGCAACAGCTGTGTGCAGAGGGTGTGCAGAGAGCAACTGTGTGCAGAGAGCAACTGTGTGCAGAGAGCAACTGTGTGCAGAGGGTGCAGAGAGCAACTGTGTGCAGAGAGCAACTGTGTGCAGAGAGCAACTGTGTGCAGTGAGCAACTGTGTGCAGAGAGCAATGTGTGCAGAAAGCAACTGTGGCAGAGAGCAAATGTGTGCAGAGAGCAACTGTGTGCAGAGAGCAAATGTGTGCAGAGAGCAAATATGTGCAGAGAGCATCTGTGTGCAGAGAGCAATGTGTGCAGAGAGCAACTGTGTGCAGAGATCAATGTGTGCAGAGATCAATGTGTGCAGAAGGTGTGCAGAGAGCAAACTGTGACAAAAACAAAGGATATACATGGTGCCCTAAGACAATGGTCCCCAACCAGTCGATCATGAtcgtcgatctccaaggcatttctagtcCTATTTCCTCGCCatcagctggtcagtctgtggagGAAAGAGAGCGGAGGACGTTGAGACGGACGCTGCTGAGtacggaccctcagtctgctgctctctccctacGCTGAGACTggccatcagatgcaggcaccaccagcccagtaaaataaaaatctaattatttaaatgtatgctcatTCAGCTGTgactcacaagtaatacaacaatggatctattaccggtgtgatcatatagcctacctcaaattttgaaatatatatttttttaatgtccCGAACAACAAAACGTTGGCAGGTAAATTCAAGCAAAGCCAGTATTCAGTGATATTGTTGTGGGCCTATAGCTTGCTGCACAAATctcattgctacagtactgtttttaattggttaatgttgcataggcttacatttgttttactttaataaaaaatcagaaaaggttggtgaccactgctctaagaGATATGGAAGGTTGGTAGAATCTCGTTAAAAATGATCCACAGCTGTAAATGCCACTAAGGGTCACACTTCATTTGGATAGTCCAGCTTTTCCATCTTTAATTTTAAGGCAGAAAAAAATGTGAAGACTGTACACGGGTGTGTAGACTGTTACTTGAAAGGATTGGAAAAGACGGACACTTGTCTATCATAAAATACATGAAAGCATATGAACATGTGTTACATAATGAACATGTGTTACATAGATGAACATGTGTTACATAATGAACATGTGTTACATAATGAACATATGAACATGTGTTACATAATGAACATGTGAACATGTGTTACATAATGAACATGTGTTACATAATGAACATGTGAGTTACATAATGAACATATGAACATGTGTTACATATGATGGAACATGTGTTACATAATGAACATGTGAACATGTGTTACATAATGAACATGTGAACATGTGTTACATAATGAACATGTGAACATGTGTTACATAATGAACATGTGAACATGTGTTACATAATGAACATGTGAACATGTGTTACATAATGAACATGTGAACATGTGTTACATAATGAACATATGAACATGTGTTACATAatcttaaatgtaaaaaataaaaatagcacCAAAACAGCATAACTGTAGTTAAATCAGGAGATATAGTGTAGCACATCATGTAACTAATTAGCATTTATACTGTGTGTACCTCAGCCCACAACATATTTATATTTAGGTGGTAAAATATTTACA
This sequence is a window from Oncorhynchus masou masou isolate Uvic2021 unplaced genomic scaffold, UVic_Omas_1.1 unplaced_scaffold_9774, whole genome shotgun sequence. Protein-coding genes within it:
- the LOC135538522 gene encoding keratin-associated protein 4-11-like → MCAESNCVQRARCAESNVCREQLCAESGTVCREQLCAESNVCREQLCAESNAVCREQLCAESNCVQRANMCREQLCAESNCVQRATCAEGVQEEAAVCREQLCAESNCVQRKNCVQRAMLCAEGVQRATVCREQPVCREELCAESNSCVQRVCREQLCAESNCVQRATVCRGCREQLCAESNCVQRATVCSEQLCAESNVCRKQLWQRANVCREQLCAESKCVQRANMCREHLCAESNVCREQLCAEINVCRDQCVQK